In a single window of the Flavivirga spongiicola genome:
- a CDS encoding SDR family oxidoreductase → MINQLQDKIKNSKVLVTGGAGFIGSNLCETLLNNGASVVCLDNFATGKRKNVEPFMSHPSFELIEGDIRNLNDCKEACNNIDYVLHQAALGSVPRSINDPITSNDVNVSGFLNMLVASRDAEVKRFVYAASSSTYGDHEALPKVEDIIGKPLSPYAITKYVNELYADIFQKSYGLDTIGLRYFNVFGRRQDPNGAYAAVIPLFVKQLINHESPVINGDGSYSRDFTYIDNVVQMNLLAITTNNEDALNTVYNVAYGDRTTLLELTMLLKEHLSTFDDSIKNIEIKHRENRVGDIPHSLASVDKAKQLLNYNPKYNINDGIKEAVNWYWKHL, encoded by the coding sequence ATGATTAATCAATTACAAGATAAAATAAAAAATAGTAAAGTACTTGTTACTGGTGGTGCAGGATTTATAGGATCTAACCTTTGCGAAACTCTACTAAACAATGGTGCATCTGTTGTTTGTTTAGATAATTTTGCAACAGGCAAAAGAAAGAATGTTGAACCTTTTATGAGTCATCCAAGTTTCGAATTGATTGAAGGTGATATTAGAAACTTAAATGATTGTAAAGAAGCATGTAACAATATTGACTATGTATTGCATCAGGCTGCTTTAGGCTCCGTTCCAAGATCTATAAACGATCCTATTACCTCAAATGATGTAAATGTTTCTGGTTTCCTAAATATGCTTGTAGCATCAAGAGATGCAGAAGTTAAAAGGTTTGTATATGCTGCTAGCTCTTCTACTTATGGGGATCATGAAGCACTACCTAAGGTTGAAGATATCATAGGCAAACCACTATCTCCTTACGCTATTACAAAATATGTTAATGAATTATATGCAGATATCTTTCAAAAATCGTATGGATTAGATACTATTGGTTTACGTTATTTTAATGTTTTTGGGAGAAGACAAGATCCTAATGGAGCTTATGCCGCTGTAATTCCACTTTTCGTAAAACAACTGATCAATCATGAATCGCCTGTTATTAATGGTGATGGAAGCTATTCAAGAGATTTTACCTATATAGATAATGTTGTTCAAATGAATTTGCTTGCCATTACAACAAATAATGAAGATGCATTAAACACCGTTTATAATGTAGCATATGGAGACAGGACGACGCTGCTGGAATTAACTATGTTATTAAAAGAACATCTATCTACATTTGATGATTCTATTAAAAATATCGAAATAAAACATCGTGAAAATAGAGTTGGTGATATCCCTCATTCATTAGCTTCCGTTGATAAAGCAAAACAATTATTAAACTACAATCCTAAATATAATATTAATGACGGCATAAAAGAAGCTGTTAATTGGTATTGGAAACATTTATAA
- a CDS encoding NAD-dependent epimerase, giving the protein MKILVTGAAGFIGFYTSKALINSGHSVVGLDNINDYYDISLKYNRLKELGIAKNEANTFNNLCSSKKLNSFSFVRMNLEDREELPKLFKEEQFDVVCNLAAQAGVRYSLENPESYVDSNLVGFLNLLECCRNYNIKHLVYASSSSVYGLNKKVPFSTDDNVDNPISLYAATKKSNELMAHTYSHLFKIPTTGLRFFTVYGPWGRPDMAMFLFTDAIVNNKPIKVFNYGKMERDFTYIDDIVEGVTRIIEAPTKQRIKNNKLYKVYNIGNNNSVKLLDFIKEIELNLEKEAKKDMLPIQPGDVERTWANVDELIKDYNYSPNTSIKDGVKSFVDWFKSYYK; this is encoded by the coding sequence ATGAAAATACTAGTAACAGGAGCTGCTGGATTTATTGGGTTTTATACCTCTAAGGCTCTAATAAATAGTGGGCATTCAGTTGTAGGCCTTGATAATATAAATGACTACTATGATATTAGTTTAAAATATAATAGGCTTAAAGAGCTAGGCATTGCTAAAAATGAGGCTAATACTTTTAATAATTTATGTTCAAGTAAAAAGCTTAACAGTTTTTCTTTTGTTAGAATGAACTTAGAAGATAGAGAAGAGCTACCTAAACTATTTAAAGAAGAACAATTTGATGTAGTATGTAACCTAGCTGCGCAAGCAGGTGTTAGATATAGTTTAGAAAACCCAGAATCTTACGTTGATTCAAATTTAGTAGGTTTTTTAAACCTTCTTGAATGTTGCAGAAACTATAACATAAAGCATCTAGTTTATGCAAGTAGTTCAAGTGTTTATGGCTTAAACAAAAAAGTTCCTTTTTCCACAGATGATAATGTAGACAACCCTATCAGTTTATATGCAGCCACAAAAAAGAGTAATGAATTGATGGCTCACACATATAGTCACTTATTCAAAATACCAACAACAGGGCTTCGCTTCTTTACAGTTTATGGTCCTTGGGGAAGACCTGATATGGCGATGTTTTTATTTACTGACGCTATAGTTAACAATAAACCTATAAAAGTATTCAATTATGGGAAAATGGAACGCGACTTTACTTATATAGATGATATTGTTGAAGGTGTTACAAGAATAATAGAAGCTCCTACAAAACAACGAATTAAAAACAATAAATTATATAAGGTATATAATATAGGTAATAATAACTCGGTAAAACTCTTGGATTTTATTAAAGAAATTGAATTGAATTTAGAGAAAGAAGCAAAAAAGGATATGCTACCTATACAGCCAGGAGATGTAGAACGTACCTGGGCTAATGTTGATGAGCTAATCAAAGATTATAACTATAGTCCAAATACATCAATAAAAGATGGAGTTAAGTCTTTTGTCGATTGGTTTAAATCCTACTATAAATAA
- a CDS encoding MBOAT family O-acyltransferase, translated as MGTLNIILPVGISFYTFQTMSYSIDIYRGELKPTKNFIAFATFVSFFPQLVAGPIERASNLLPQLERERQLNLNRFKEGLLQIFIGFFRKVVVADAIGATIDGIYNAPDIHNASSIVMAVVLYSFQIYFDFSGYSDIAIGTAKILGFDFKRNFNLPYFSVSITEFWRRWHISLSSWLRDYLYIPLGGNKKGVKIQYRNLFITMLLGGLWHGSSWNFVVWGAIHGLFLSIEKKFGLIPKKYTMSKNLVIFCLVSLVWIFFRALSFDDSTLIFSKLLSGPYLMPYVGNSARFIGLFYGLILALIFDVYIFKKDLSIENLGSKLSTLSFIIISNFILINIVLFFSSSSNFIYFQF; from the coding sequence ATGGGAACTCTAAATATTATTCTTCCTGTTGGGATTTCTTTCTATACGTTTCAAACTATGTCTTATTCAATAGATATTTATAGAGGAGAACTTAAACCAACTAAAAATTTTATTGCATTTGCTACTTTTGTTAGTTTTTTTCCACAACTTGTAGCTGGGCCTATTGAAAGAGCTTCAAATTTACTTCCTCAATTAGAACGGGAAAGGCAATTAAATTTAAACCGGTTTAAAGAAGGTTTACTTCAAATTTTTATTGGTTTTTTTAGAAAAGTTGTTGTAGCAGATGCTATAGGAGCAACAATTGATGGAATTTATAATGCTCCCGATATTCATAATGCATCCAGTATTGTTATGGCTGTCGTATTATATTCTTTTCAGATTTATTTTGATTTTAGTGGTTATTCCGATATAGCTATAGGTACGGCTAAAATTTTAGGTTTTGATTTTAAAAGAAATTTTAACCTTCCGTATTTTTCTGTATCTATTACCGAGTTTTGGAGGAGATGGCATATTTCATTATCCAGCTGGTTAAGGGACTATTTATACATACCTCTGGGAGGAAATAAAAAAGGAGTTAAAATTCAATACAGGAACTTGTTTATAACTATGTTATTAGGTGGATTATGGCATGGTAGCTCTTGGAATTTTGTTGTTTGGGGAGCAATTCATGGTTTATTTTTAAGTATAGAAAAAAAGTTTGGGTTAATACCTAAAAAGTATACAATGTCGAAAAATTTAGTTATTTTTTGCCTTGTCAGTTTGGTTTGGATTTTTTTTAGAGCTTTAAGTTTTGATGACTCCACTCTTATTTTTTCCAAGCTTTTAAGTGGCCCATATTTAATGCCTTATGTAGGTAATTCGGCTAGATTTATAGGGCTTTTTTACGGTTTGATTTTGGCACTAATTTTTGATGTTTATATATTTAAAAAAGATTTGAGCATAGAAAATTTAGGATCTAAGTTAAGTACATTAAGTTTTATAATTATTTCAAATTTTATTTTAATTAATATTGTTTTGTTCTTTTCTAGCTCTAGTAACTTTATATATTTTCAATTTTAA
- a CDS encoding Ig-like domain-containing protein — protein MEFFLKPTAKACLTMFIISLLMLFSTLSCNNEEIFASEAIIPEDEEVNTPEDEDDSQITLVNDEFTTIEDTSTPIALFTNDVISFDNVIFTYVEPDNGSLDVDNNQTPDNPIDDIISYIPNTGFEGTDTFEYTICDTETQQTCDTATVTITVTPKQSIDDDFAGELKAFPSAYGAGAYSTGGRGGNVYHVTNLNDSGPGSFSWAVNQPRPATVVFDVSGIIKLQTWLTISGSDLTIAGQTAPEGGITLTYEPSVRLRMAASDNIVIRYLRFRPYHSGNDAFEIFSDNNEATNIVLDHISGSYGGDETMSIRGRDTHNITFQRLLIAESKTGSLFGDSDSNSPNNSYDNSIHNCLYFNVSHRTPNAASSGRIDIINNISHDWHYRMTYLQHGTRTNHINNYGSAGARKSLYTSNRTNPGHQVNAANSAHGHQIYTAGNIIDKGFFTDPNADNRVLWAEYNGGFQNVGLLPNSQFTSVQHPLLGAPLPIKSARDAYNDIIKNVGANAFLNADGSVGYYTDTQDTFYLNIMNQGEGAFHPYEMYDQVRSWTSESMYLNFIAGINSNPINTRPTGYDTDGDGMPNVWETMYGTNPDVPDNNDDKDGDGYTNLEEFLNSVDKNQ, from the coding sequence ATGGAATTTTTTTTAAAACCTACAGCAAAAGCATGTTTAACGATGTTTATTATCTCTCTACTAATGCTTTTTTCAACTTTATCCTGTAACAATGAAGAAATTTTTGCGAGTGAAGCAATTATCCCTGAAGATGAAGAAGTAAACACTCCTGAAGATGAAGATGATTCTCAAATTACTCTTGTGAATGATGAATTTACTACAATTGAAGATACATCTACTCCCATTGCTCTCTTTACTAACGATGTAATAAGTTTTGATAATGTTATTTTTACGTATGTTGAACCTGATAATGGTTCTCTAGATGTAGATAACAATCAAACCCCTGATAATCCTATTGATGATATAATAAGTTATATACCCAATACTGGGTTTGAGGGTACTGATACCTTTGAGTATACAATATGCGATACAGAAACTCAACAAACATGCGATACGGCAACAGTAACTATAACTGTGACTCCTAAACAATCAATAGATGATGATTTTGCTGGAGAATTAAAAGCTTTCCCCTCTGCATATGGAGCAGGAGCTTATTCAACAGGGGGACGAGGCGGTAATGTATATCATGTTACAAATTTAAACGATTCTGGGCCTGGTTCTTTTAGTTGGGCAGTAAATCAGCCTAGACCAGCTACTGTGGTTTTTGATGTTTCAGGAATAATTAAGCTACAAACTTGGTTAACTATCAGCGGGAGTGATTTAACTATTGCAGGACAAACTGCCCCAGAGGGAGGAATAACGCTTACCTACGAACCTTCTGTGAGACTTAGAATGGCAGCATCTGATAACATTGTAATAAGATATTTACGATTCCGCCCTTATCATTCTGGTAATGATGCGTTTGAAATATTTAGTGATAACAATGAAGCCACAAATATTGTACTAGATCATATATCAGGTTCTTATGGTGGTGATGAAACTATGAGTATAAGAGGAAGAGACACGCATAACATTACTTTTCAAAGACTTTTAATAGCCGAAAGTAAAACGGGGTCTTTATTTGGAGACTCTGATAGTAATAGTCCTAATAATAGCTATGATAATTCTATACATAACTGTTTATACTTTAATGTATCTCATAGAACACCAAACGCTGCAAGTTCTGGTCGAATAGATATTATAAACAATATATCTCATGATTGGCATTATAGAATGACTTATTTACAACATGGTACACGAACTAACCATATTAATAATTACGGATCGGCAGGAGCAAGAAAAAGTTTATATACATCCAACCGTACAAATCCGGGACATCAAGTTAATGCTGCAAATAGTGCACATGGTCACCAAATTTACACCGCAGGAAATATAATTGATAAAGGTTTTTTTACAGATCCTAATGCTGATAACAGGGTTCTTTGGGCTGAATATAATGGTGGCTTTCAAAACGTAGGTTTGTTACCTAATTCACAATTCACTTCTGTACAACACCCATTATTAGGCGCTCCTCTTCCAATAAAATCTGCCAGAGATGCATATAACGATATTATCAAAAACGTTGGAGCAAATGCTTTCCTAAACGCAGATGGAAGTGTCGGTTATTATACCGATACACAAGACACATTTTACCTCAATATTATGAATCAAGGAGAAGGGGCATTTCATCCTTATGAAATGTATGATCAAGTAAGAAGTTGGACTTCAGAATCTATGTATCTTAATTTCATAGCTGGAATTAACTCTAACCCAATAAATACTAGACCTACAGGTTATGATACTGATGGAGATGGCATGCCTAATGTTTGGGAAACAATGTATGGAACAAACCCAGATGTACCAGACAATAATGATGATAAAGACGGAGACGGTTACACTAACCTAGAAGAATTTTTAAATTCTGTTGATAAGAATCAATAA
- the asnB gene encoding asparagine synthase (glutamine-hydrolyzing) yields the protein MCGIYLTNIPYEKDLIKEKLESISFRGPDYTGIKKINNLSLGHLRLSILDLDARSHQPMVYENLHIVFNGEIYNYKDIKKELLDKGYSFKTESDTEVLLIGYNEWGEDVLQRLNGMFAFCIYDVANNEVFSARDRLGVKPFYYFWKNGEFEICSQIRPLLKNKTVDKESISMFLDCKFIPSPYTVIEDVYKLPPGNFMKIDLNSKEFTIKEYWNLNDVKIKNISYEEAKKELHDLLIDAVKIRLQSDVPIGSFLSGGIDSALVSSIAAKVSKTQINTFSIGFEDPKFDESKIAEQFAKIIDSNHKTTICSSDDILKLIPKLTEVYDEPFADSSALPSLLLNQVTREHVTVALSGDGGDESFMGYTHFHSLVKNKNIINIPYPIRKFLGKPFFLKLIGQNSHRVRNALKTKTKNDFIENIFSRKGFLLKEQKQDYMKYYQGYKKWSDNFLQKAADLNIKLWLENDSNVKVDRASMAYSVEVRSPFLDYRVIEFARSLPMSYRYESGRQKKLLRDILKEYIPEEVFTQPKKGFSVPIGNWMRNELREEFLSALNDDFLNSVPNLNISKFKKILNEHMNNVHDHTENIWKLYVLSKWYKEFGFR from the coding sequence ATGTGTGGTATATACTTAACTAATATTCCTTATGAAAAAGATCTAATAAAAGAAAAGTTAGAATCAATTTCTTTTAGAGGACCTGATTATACTGGTATAAAAAAAATCAACAATCTTTCGCTTGGACATCTTAGACTTTCTATTTTAGATTTAGATGCTCGTTCTCACCAACCAATGGTATATGAAAATTTGCATATCGTTTTTAATGGAGAAATTTACAACTATAAGGATATAAAAAAAGAATTACTGGATAAAGGCTATTCTTTTAAAACAGAAAGTGATACTGAAGTTCTTTTAATTGGTTATAATGAATGGGGAGAAGATGTTTTACAAAGACTAAATGGCATGTTTGCTTTTTGTATTTATGATGTAGCAAATAATGAGGTTTTTTCAGCTAGAGATCGATTAGGAGTAAAACCATTTTATTATTTCTGGAAGAATGGTGAATTTGAAATTTGCAGTCAGATAAGACCTTTGCTGAAAAACAAAACAGTTGACAAAGAATCTATCTCAATGTTCTTAGATTGCAAGTTTATTCCTAGCCCATATACTGTTATTGAAGATGTTTATAAACTTCCTCCAGGGAATTTCATGAAAATAGATTTAAATTCTAAAGAATTTACAATTAAAGAATATTGGAATTTAAATGATGTAAAAATTAAAAATATTTCTTATGAAGAAGCAAAAAAAGAACTTCATGATTTACTAATTGATGCAGTAAAAATAAGGCTTCAGTCTGATGTGCCGATTGGATCCTTTTTATCCGGAGGTATAGACTCAGCATTAGTATCTAGCATTGCCGCTAAAGTCTCAAAAACTCAAATAAATACATTTTCTATTGGATTTGAAGATCCTAAATTTGATGAAAGTAAAATTGCTGAACAATTTGCTAAAATCATCGATTCTAACCACAAAACAACAATATGTAGTTCTGATGATATTTTAAAACTCATCCCTAAACTAACTGAAGTTTACGACGAACCTTTTGCGGATAGTTCTGCTCTCCCCTCTTTATTGCTAAATCAAGTAACTAGAGAGCATGTAACGGTAGCTTTATCAGGAGATGGAGGTGATGAAAGTTTTATGGGGTACACTCATTTTCATTCCTTAGTAAAAAATAAGAATATAATAAATATACCATACCCAATAAGAAAGTTTTTAGGTAAACCATTTTTTTTAAAATTAATTGGTCAAAATTCTCATAGGGTTAGAAATGCCCTAAAAACAAAGACAAAAAATGACTTTATTGAGAATATTTTCTCTAGAAAAGGCTTTTTGTTAAAAGAACAAAAACAAGACTACATGAAATATTATCAAGGCTACAAAAAATGGTCTGATAATTTTTTACAAAAAGCAGCTGATTTAAATATAAAGCTTTGGCTGGAAAATGATAGCAATGTAAAAGTAGATAGAGCAAGTATGGCCTATTCTGTTGAAGTTAGAAGTCCTTTTCTGGATTATAGAGTTATAGAATTTGCGAGATCTCTTCCTATGTCCTATCGCTATGAATCAGGAAGGCAAAAAAAGTTATTAAGAGATATATTAAAAGAGTATATTCCAGAGGAAGTATTTACACAACCAAAAAAAGGGTTTTCGGTACCTATTGGCAACTGGATGAGAAACGAATTAAGAGAAGAATTTCTTTCAGCCTTAAATGATGATTTTTTAAACTCTGTCCCAAATTTGAATATTTCAAAATTTAAGAAAATACTGAATGAACATATGAACAATGTACATGACCATACCGAAAATATATGGAAACTATATGTTTTAAGCAAGTGGTATAAAGAATTCGGGTTTAGATAA
- a CDS encoding HAD-IB family hydrolase: MIKNINTIAVFDLDGTITSKDTYLEFIKFCKGTLFFYLGIVVLSPFIILFYLKLYNNNRLKECFFSFFFKGYKASELKKKGVEFSETILPALCYKSALNVLKWHQEQEHDIIILTASSDIWLKQWCASNNYELKSTQFETIDDCFTGKIKGNNCFGIEKRTFLTEYLKNKNYAFSYGYGDSSSDKHFLELTNQSYLMKLDSDNVDKYWKNEHL, translated from the coding sequence ATGATTAAAAATATAAATACTATTGCAGTTTTTGATTTAGATGGGACCATAACATCTAAAGACACTTATCTTGAGTTTATAAAGTTTTGTAAAGGAACTTTGTTTTTTTATCTAGGGATAGTAGTTTTATCTCCATTTATTATTTTATTTTATCTAAAGCTTTACAATAATAATAGGTTGAAAGAATGCTTTTTTTCTTTTTTTTTCAAAGGATATAAAGCTTCTGAGCTTAAAAAAAAAGGAGTCGAATTTTCAGAAACAATCTTACCTGCTCTTTGTTATAAATCTGCATTAAACGTATTAAAATGGCATCAAGAGCAAGAACATGATATTATAATATTAACTGCATCATCAGACATTTGGCTAAAACAATGGTGTGCATCTAATAATTATGAGCTAAAATCTACACAATTCGAAACAATAGATGACTGTTTTACTGGTAAAATCAAAGGCAATAACTGCTTTGGAATTGAAAAAAGAACATTCCTTACCGAATATTTGAAGAACAAAAATTATGCCTTTAGTTATGGCTACGGTGATAGTTCTTCTGATAAGCATTTTTTAGAATTAACCAACCAATCATATTTGATGAAGCTGGATTCTGATAATGTAGATAAATACTGGAAAAATGAACATTTATAA
- a CDS encoding UbiA prenyltransferase family protein produces MILQTLKLIRIHHWVKNIAVFLPVFFSGQFIEIFDDNSIYKLVILFFAFCFASSIIYIINDSIDVDKDRLHPVKSLRPIASGFFTKKQAFFIAGVFFIVLSYFLFLLEDSIWFVVSYFILNILYSFKLKNIAIIDVTCVSLGFLLRILAGGFAIGVIVSQWMTIIVFLLSMSIAFAKRRDDLTIKNDNTILRKSQSGYSIAFIDIAKGICFSITLIAYIMYSISTEVIERLGTDKLYTTSLFVFIGIMRYLQISVVENKSGSPIKILSKDIFLQLVLLCWILLFTYFIYF; encoded by the coding sequence ATGATTCTTCAAACACTTAAACTAATAAGAATACATCATTGGGTAAAGAATATTGCTGTTTTTTTACCTGTGTTTTTTTCAGGGCAGTTTATTGAAATATTTGATGATAACAGTATTTATAAATTGGTTATTCTTTTCTTTGCATTTTGTTTTGCAAGCTCAATAATCTATATTATTAATGATTCTATAGATGTAGATAAGGATAGATTACACCCTGTTAAATCTCTACGTCCAATTGCTAGCGGTTTTTTTACAAAAAAACAAGCTTTTTTTATCGCTGGTGTTTTTTTCATAGTATTAAGTTATTTTTTATTCTTATTAGAAGATTCTATATGGTTCGTCGTTAGTTATTTTATCTTAAATATTTTGTATTCGTTTAAATTAAAAAATATTGCTATAATAGATGTTACATGTGTTAGCTTAGGTTTTTTGCTTCGTATACTGGCCGGAGGATTTGCTATAGGTGTTATAGTTAGCCAATGGATGACTATAATTGTTTTCCTATTAAGTATGTCAATTGCTTTTGCCAAGAGAAGAGACGATTTAACTATCAAAAATGATAATACTATCTTAAGAAAATCACAAAGTGGCTACTCTATTGCTTTTATTGATATTGCAAAAGGCATTTGTTTTTCAATAACATTAATTGCTTATATAATGTACTCCATTTCGACAGAAGTTATTGAGCGTTTAGGAACGGATAAATTATACACCACTTCTCTTTTTGTTTTTATTGGTATCATGAGATATTTACAAATATCTGTTGTGGAAAACAAATCCGGATCTCCTATAAAAATTTTAAGTAAAGACATCTTTTTACAATTAGTATTACTGTGTTGGATTTTACTATTTACTTATTTTATCTATTTCTAG
- a CDS encoding DegT/DnrJ/EryC1/StrS family aminotransferase has product MLTKTKIYLSSPHMGGSEQKFVADAFDTNWIAPLGPHVDGFENDLTNYLGGNKHIAALSSGTAAIHIALQLLDISKGDEVLCQSFTFSASANPVIYQGATPVFIDSESDTWNMSPELLEIAIKDRIENYKKPKAIIAVHLYGMPYKANEINAIAKKYEIPVIEDSAEALGSTYFGQACGTLSDIGILSFNGNKIITTSGGGALIANTESLKKKTVFLSTQARDNAPHYEHSSIGFNYRMSNVLAGIGRGQMEVLDDRVDARRRNFEYYKKNISKNNNISFLEEPENLFSNRWITCVETSSFEQRESIRLELLKDDIESRPLWKPMHMQPVFKDCLHFTDGTSEKLFEKGLCLPSGSNLSENDLERIVSIINKNPVHDK; this is encoded by the coding sequence ATGTTGACCAAAACTAAAATATATTTATCATCACCTCACATGGGAGGTTCAGAACAAAAATTTGTTGCTGATGCTTTTGATACTAATTGGATTGCTCCATTAGGACCTCATGTTGATGGTTTTGAAAATGATTTAACAAATTACTTAGGGGGTAACAAACACATTGCGGCATTAAGTTCAGGAACTGCTGCTATACATATTGCTTTGCAATTATTGGATATCTCCAAAGGGGACGAAGTCTTATGTCAGAGTTTTACATTTTCAGCTTCTGCTAACCCAGTAATTTACCAGGGAGCAACTCCTGTATTTATTGATAGTGAATCTGATACTTGGAATATGTCTCCAGAATTACTAGAAATAGCAATAAAAGACAGAATTGAGAATTACAAAAAGCCTAAGGCCATAATCGCAGTACATTTATATGGTATGCCATATAAAGCTAATGAGATAAATGCCATTGCTAAGAAATATGAAATCCCTGTAATTGAAGATAGTGCTGAAGCTTTAGGAAGCACATACTTTGGTCAAGCTTGTGGAACGCTTTCTGATATTGGTATTTTATCATTTAACGGAAATAAAATAATAACGACATCTGGTGGAGGTGCTTTAATTGCAAATACTGAAAGCTTGAAAAAGAAAACTGTTTTTCTATCTACTCAGGCTAGAGATAATGCACCCCATTATGAACATTCGTCTATAGGTTTTAATTATAGGATGAGTAATGTTTTAGCCGGAATTGGAAGAGGACAAATGGAAGTGCTTGATGATAGGGTGGATGCCAGAAGAAGAAATTTCGAATATTATAAAAAGAATATATCAAAGAATAATAACATTTCTTTTTTGGAAGAGCCTGAAAACCTCTTTTCAAATAGATGGATCACTTGTGTTGAAACGAGTTCATTTGAACAAAGAGAAAGCATAAGATTAGAATTATTAAAAGATGACATAGAATCTAGACCTCTATGGAAACCTATGCACATGCAGCCTGTTTTTAAAGATTGCTTACATTTTACGGATGGAACGTCGGAAAAACTTTTTGAAAAAGGTCTTTGCCTGCCTAGTGGATCAAACCTAAGTGAAAATGACTTAGAAAGAATTGTTAGTATAATTAATAAAAACCCAGTTCATGATAAATAA